The DNA region GCTTGATGATATTCTTCAAGATTATGCAGACGATGATGATTTAATTTATTGCATTAATAAATACGACAGATTTTTTAATGTTGACATGTCAGCAATGAATTATCAGAAATATTATCCGTGGTTTAGAACGTGGTTCTTTAGAAGATGGTTTACTGATAAACCAGTAAAGCAAATCTCAAAACCTCTTACTGTAAGGATGTTTGCAGAATCGGCTAAAGCAGGAAGATGGTTATACGGCTAACAGCAAGGAGCGTTAAAAATGGCTGTACCAGTACATTTGATTTTAAAAGATGATGGTGGATCTCAGATCATGGGGTCTTGTGACGTTCATGGACGTGATGGAAGCATAGAACTACGTAGCTTACAGCATAGCGTGATCATTCCTACAGACAATTTAACAGGTAAAGTGACAGGAAGCCGACAACATTGCTCATTCAATTTCACTAAAGAGATTGATAGTTCATCACCCTATCTGTTTAAAGCAGTTGCAACGGGGCAAACTCTTAAAAGCGCTGAGTTTAATTTCTATCGTATCAACTACAGCGGGCAAGAGGAAATTTACTACACCATTACACTAGAAAATGTGAAAGTAGTTAGCTTTAGCCCTGTGATGCATGATACCCGAACGGCTACGGGTACAGGCCATATGGAAGATGTGTCTTTAGCTTATGAAAAGATCACTCACCTTTATAAAGATGGCAATATCTTGCATTCCGATGCATGGAATGAAAAGAGACAAGCTTAGCATAACCCACTCTAAATATGGGGCTATCATGCCCCTTCTTCTAAACTCTCCATTTCGTATAACAACCTTCTTACTTAGATATAGCAATTCAAGCTAGATACAACTTCGTATAAGTTTTCAACATATTTATTTTTAGTGAGTAACTACAGAGAAAATCTTTAGTTGAATACCAACTTTCATTCAAAACACAAAAAGGATTCAAAAGCAAAGAATGTAGAAAAATCTATAAATTTGAATTAACTATTTTACACATTTAGTATGATTTTATAGTTAAATGCTTAAGCATACCTTATGCATTGAAATTTTCTCATGTTCTGAGATCCAGAACGTCATAAATCTTATCTAATTGTATTTATTAAGATAATGCCTTACATATTACAGCAGACCTGTTTAGCGATAAATGCTATCCATGATCTAGATCAATAATCAAAATTACACATTCATAGATAGTTACTGCACGTTGCGAAATAAGTTATCAAACTTAAATTTTGAGACGCACCAAGGTTTAATCCAGATATAACAGGAGGTTATATCTTCCTGCCCGGATAGCACCCTTACTTTAATTTTTCTTGCATTGATGAGAGCTTTCAAATGAAGTCTTTAAATAAATCAGCTATCGCTGTTTTTATGTTTAGTGTTGTGTCTACTGGTGTAGCTGAAGCTTCTTTAACTGGTGCTGATCTTGCTGCTGCCAACTCTTACTTTAATTCACATCCAGACATTGTAAAATATGCCCCGTGGATTCGTGACAATGTAATAGCAAGCAACACATTGAATTGACCTGCCCCCACGATTAGATACAACACTCAGTTAGTAACGTCGGAATCTTCATTCTCAGAATGACCCTTTCTCCAGCCCGCTGCAAATTCAGACGGTGTCTGATAATTCAGCGTGGAGTGCGGGCGGCATTCGTTATAATCCTGCCGCCAGTCATTAATAATTTTCCTGGCATGAACGATATCGCTGAACCAGTGCTCATTCAAACATTCATCGCGAAATCGTCCGTTAAAGCTCTCAATAAATCCGTTCTGCGTTGGCTTGCCCGGCTGGATTAAGCGCAACTCAACACCATGCTCAAAGGCCCATTGATCCAGTGCACGGCAAGTGAACTCCGGCCCCTGGTCAGTTCTTATCGTCGCCGGATAGCCTCGAAACAGTGCAATGCTGTCCAGAATACGCGTGACCTGAACGCCTGAAATCCCAAAGGCAACAGTGACCGTCAGGCATTCCTTTGTGAAATCATCGACGCAGGTAAGACACTTGATCCTGCGACCGGTGGAAAGTGCGTCCATGACGAAATCCATCGACCAGGTCAGATTGGGCGCCGCCGGACGGAGCAGCGGCAGACGTTCTGTTGCCAGCCCTTTACGACGTCTTCTGCGTTTTACGCCCAGGCCACTGAGGTGATAAAGCCGGTACACGCGCTTATGATTAACATGAAGCCCTTCACGGCGCAGCAACTGCCAAATACGACGGTAGCCAAAACGCCTGCGCTCCAGTGCCAGCTCAGTGATGCGCCCTGATAAATGCGCATCAGCAGCCGGACGGTGAGCCTCATAGCGGCAGGTCGACAGGGATAAACCTGTAAGCCTGCAGGCACGACGTTGCGACAGACCGGTCGCATCACACATCAACATCACGGCTTCCCGCTTCTGGTCTGTCGTCAGTACTTTCGCCCAAGAGCCACCTGAAGCGCCTCTTTATCCAGCATGGCTTCGGCAAGCAGCTTCTTGAGTCTGGTGTTCTCTTCCTCAAGCGACTTCAGGCGCTTAACTTCAGGCACCTCCATACCGCCATACTTCTTACGCCAGGTGTAAAACGTGGCATCGGAAATGGCATGCTTGCGGCAGAGTTCACGGGCGGGTACCCCAGCTTCGGCTTCGCGGAGAATACTGATGATCTGTTCGTCGGAAAAACGCTTCTTCATGGGGATGTCCTCATGTGGCTTATGAAGACATTACTAACATCGGGGTGTACTAATCAACGGGGAGCAGGTCAGAATGATGCTAATAACACACTCGTAAGCAATAGCTATTATGATCAGGCGCAAGGTAAATTAATCTATGTAACACAGATTGGAGGGATCACTCCACCTGTATCTATGAGCACGTTAACCCCTTCTACACCTGCACAAGTAAATTTAGCTGCTAATATACCCGTAGTAGTTTCTGGTAACACTGCTGTAACTAATACTAAAACAACTTTAAATGAGCCTGGTTTGATTGCAGCACCAGCTAACACTACAAATGCTAACAGTATTATAACTACTCCAGCTAAGCAGTCTTTGATTGTTGAACCACCAAAGCCAGTAATTAAAACTCCTCCTTTGGTTCAGAAGGTTCCTGTAGCTACGCCTGTTGCTATTCCTATAGTTAAACAACAAATTCCTACACCTATTAATCAGGGTGTACCTTCTCCATTACCACATAGCATACCTAACAAAGTACCTCCTTTGTTGACCAATAGCACCCCTAATAAAATTCCTGTCCCTATGGCTTACAACGTTCCGACGAAAGCCCCTGTACCGTTAGCTAATAACATCCCCGTTAAAGAGCCTACGCCATTACCATATAACGTACCACCCAAAATGTTGGTAAATAACACTCCTACTCCTTTGGTAGCCCCTCAAGCTATTTTACCAGTACAGAAAACTCCGGTTGTTCCACCACAGCCACAGGCTTACAACGTTCCGGTTAAACAACCAACAATTCAACCTTATAATGTGCCACCTAAAATAAGTCTCCCTATTCAGCAGATTCCTAACAAACAACCTATACCAGTTGCACAGCCTTACAATGTTCCGAGCAAAATCCCAACAGTACAAACTAACTTAATGTACACTCCAACTATACCGCCAAAAGCTATTATTCAGGCTCCTGTACAACAGATAATTAGCCGTAATGATCCTATCGGGGTTCAGGGCGGGGTTCAGAAATTAACAATCACTGTAGTAGATAGCCAAACTCCGGTAGCTACAACAATTCCTGCTACAAATACGGCTAACACATCTTTAACCTCTGCGATTAATGCAAACGCTAAAGCTGATGCGAACACAAACGCACTTACTACTAAAGTAGATTCAAATACATTCAAAGCCGATCAGGATAGACAAGATCAAGCCCTGCAAGATGCTTCTGACAAAGCGACTCAGGCAATCAATACGAGCGCTTATGCGCAATCTTTAGCTGTTGATGCACAAACAGTAGCCGCTGCTAATAAAGCTGCTGTCGCTAACGTTCAGTCGCGTCAACAAGCACAAGAAACCACTATTCAGAATCACAGCGCACAACTGAAGAACCATGAAGAACGTATTACAGCGTTAGAAAATGAAAGTAATAACAACTTCCAGAACCTTAAGGATGATGTAGATAACAACCGTAAACGTGCTGCTGTTGGTGTTGCTTCTGTGGCCGCTATGAGCAACATCCCGCAGGTAACAGACTCTCAGACTTTCGCTATCGGTGCTGGTGCTGGCGGTTATGACTCTCAAGGTGCTGTTGCTATAGGAATCTCTGCTCGTGTTACCGATCACATCGTAACTAAAGCTTCTGTTGGTGCGGGTTCCTTCGGCGGCGCTACTTACGGGGCTGGTGTAGCTTTCGGTTTCTAAATAAAGTTTTTAACCCACGCCTCTTCGTTAGAGGCTTTTATTAAGAGTTTTAAATAACAAGCCAGTTAACCAACGATATCACTACAAACTCACCCTATGACTTATGGCTAACTGGCTTAATTTGATTATTCTGATGATAGCGAACATGACAAAATATATTTTATTCTCCACTATAGTGGCATTAGCATTAGTGGCCACAGGTTTCTTTATGGGGCTAATGTATGTTGAATGGGTGAGATTATGAAAGAAGCTATTCTTATAGATACACGCTTAACGATTCTCTTTATTTAAATAACGGTGTAGGACATATGAACAAGTTGATGATAGTAGCTTTGTCTGTTTCTGCGTTAGCGGGTTGTACTTCACAGGCTCAACGCATGGCAGATTGTGAAGCTCAAGGTATTAGCCGTGATGCTTGTTACATTGCAGAACAAAACAGGCAGGCAACGATAAACGCTTCAGCTGAAAAGCAAGCAATGGAAAATGCGCAAGCGCTCTATCCAGTACAGAAAGCACAATCTGCGCATGGTTTACCTAAAGGCTGTACACAAGTGATGGATGCTGCGGGGCAATGCAATACAAAAGCACCTAAAGTGAATAACATCACTAAGGAAGCTGATCATGTAATGAATAAGCCTATCTCTGATAGTGCTGAATATCTTCTTGCTAATGGCTGGAAGCCTAATAATGGGGTATGGAAGAAACAAGGCTATACGCTTTTGCTGACTGTTGAAAATGGAAAAGTCGTTAATTCGCAGCTTAAAAAATAATATCCCCCTGACTTAAAAGGGACTAAATAGCAAAGTATATTAGATTCGTGATTGTCAGTCTTTAGTGTATTGCTAAAGCCGCCCTTAACAGATGGGCGTTTTTTTCAATTATTCTTGAGGATTATATGATGATTGATGCAAATGAAGCAGTAAAAGAAGGGTTCGCTAAAATAAATCAGGCGACTGCGGTCGCCTTTTTTTATTTGCCGGTCTCACTCCATGCAAAGGGTCAGAAATGCCATAAGCCCTTTTATTCTAACTGCCAGGCCCCGCCATGGATAAGCGACGCTCTCCCCGCCCAGGCAAACAACGCCAGCTCGCGGCCGTCTGCATCAGGATAAATACGGCTGCTGAGGCACGCCTCACCCTCGTTAACAAACACTTCCACGGAAGAGCTATCAAAGAACAGGCGCAGGTTCAGCATGTCATTCAGGTTAAGCGCGACGCTTCGGGTACCGCACAAGCCATACTGCGGATAGTGACGCTCCAGCACCAGGCGCTGCATCTGGGCATCAACATAGATGCGTAGCCCGTCGCCGAGACGAATGCCGTATTGCTCCGCGCTGCTGTTCGCGCAATCCCATTGCAGAGTGACCTCCATCGCATCGCAGTGTTCCACCAGCGTCATCTGCTGGTTATTAAGCGTACTTATCGGCCAGGGGAACCACGCCCCGCGCAGGGTTTCAACTTCTCTGGCTGGATGCATTTGCAGATGATTATCCGCACTCAGCGTCAGCTCGCGAGGTAAGGAGAGCATGCCTGCCCAGCCATCCTCCTGTTCCGGCAGAGGTGATTCCCACATGTCCAGCCAGCCGATGACGATGCGTCGACCATCCGGCGTCAGGAAACTTTGCGGCGCATAGAAATCATGCCCGTAATCCATCTCTACAAATTCACCTTCACGCACAAAGGGCTGGCCGGGCTGCCATTCACCTACCAGATACCCGCTCTGGAAAAGATTACGGTTTTTGAATCCGTCCGCCGCCAGCCCCTGAGGAGAGAACATCAGCACGCGTTTACCGTTGAGAGTGAAAAAGTCCGGACATTCCCACATGTAGCCCATCTCTTTTTCAGCCACCGCGAGCACGCCCCAGTCCTGCCACTCTCGCAGATCGGCAGACCGGTACGCACGCACCTGGCCCGTATCACCCTCTCGCGCGCCAACGACCATGTACCACCACTCCCCTTCACGCCATACTTTCGGATCGCGGAAGTGATGCAGTCCAGGCGGTGTGTCAATGACGGTCCCGTGCCGCACAAAGTGGATGCCGTCTCGGCTGGTTGCCAGGCACTGAACCTGGTAGAGATTAGCCTCATCGCCGGGATCGCCGTGGAATTTGTGGCCGGTGTAGATCAGCGCCAGCGTGTCGCCATCCACCACCGCTGAGCCAGAAAAACAGCCGTCCTTATCGTCTGGTCCTTCCGGTGCCAGCGCAACCGGGAGGTGTTCCCAGTGAACTAAATCTTTGCTGCGCGCATGGCCCCAGTGCATCGGCCCCCACTGGGTCGAATACGGATGATGTTGATAAAAGGCGTGATACCAGCCGTCAAACCAGACCAGGCCATTCGGATCGTTCATCCAGCCGGCACGCGCGGCGAGGTGGTAACGCGGATACCAGCGCAGGTTAAGCCCTTCGCGTCCGGACTGCAGTTCCTGTTCTGCTTTTGTAATGGAATACGTCATTTCTCTACTCTTTAATCAGATAGTGGAAGGTTGCGGCATGAGCGGGTCAGAAGAGGACTTACCCGAGCGCAACAGGAAGATGGAGATAAGCGTGGTGCTGAAGACCAGTAGCCCCATGATGAGATAGGACTGGGCAAAGCCGTATTTCTCATAGCTGTAGCCGGCCAGCGGCGACAGTACCGAGGCAATCACCGAGCTTGTACAGGCAAAGCCCACCAGATAGAGGGTGGAAGAGAGCCGCTTATCAAAATGCAGGCTGTTGTATTTAAAGATGGAGACCAGCAAAACGGGCAGTTCAACCGCGTGCAATAGCTTGGTAATGGAGATCAATACCGGCCCCTCAACCAGACCCGATGCCACCATACGCATCGCCATCACCATTCCGGCGAAAATCAGGCCGTTTTTCGCACCGAGGCGATTCACCAGCCACGGGGCGCAAAACATGCCCGCCGCCTCCAGGAAAACCTGGAAGGAGTTGAGATAGCCGTACATGGCGTTCCCTTCCTGTAACGTCGGGAACTGGGACGAGAAATAGACAGGGAACTGCTGGTCATAAACGCCATAAATACAGGTGCCGATAACGAAAAACACCAGCGCCCAGAAGCGCGGCAGCGTCAGCAGGCGCAAGGCATCCTCCAGCGTGACCTTACCGCCGGACACCGCCTCCTGCATGGCGTGCGGAGCGGAAGAGACCCTGAGGCGCGCCAGCAACACAAAAAACACCAGCCCGGCGCAGCTCGCCACCGCGAAGTTCAGCTTCGGATTAATGTTGAACAGGAGCCCCGCAAAAAAGGTTGCCGCCGCCCAGCCCAGCGATCCCCACATCCTCGCCTTGCCGAACTCGAACTGGCTCTGGCGGGCCACGCGCTCGGTATAGGACTCCAGTACCCCTATTCCGCCGTTAAACGTCAGCCCGATATAAATCCCGCCGAAAATACTGCCGAGTAACACGTTAATTTGCAGCAGATAACCAAACAGCAGGAAGGCCGGACCGGAAAGAATGAGCAGGCTGGTCAGAAACCAGAGCAGGTTTTTTCGCAGGCCGAGCTTGTCCTGAATGAATCCATAGCAGATTTGAGCAAAAAGCGCGGAGACGGAAAGCACGGCATAGATAACACCGGTATCCCCCGCTTTTAGGCCCACTTCCTGATGAAGCCAGATGGAGAGTAGCGAGCCGGAAGATGACCAGGTGACAAAAAAGAAAAAGAGTAGTGCGCTTAATAAAGGGTAGCTGTGAGAGTGATGCGTTTTCATCATGACATTCTCATGTTGGAGTAATGACGCAATGGTAACGTTAACATAATTTCTTTCTCATGCTGTTTGGTGAAGATTTAAGATGTTAATCACGAAAGTTAACGTTAACATTAAGAGAATGAGATCGCGATCAAACATTCATCACGGAGGTAAGCCTGACCTGGCATGTGCATCAGCCTTCCTTTTACATCAGCGACTTAGTTGTATACCCTTTCACACAGAGCATTAACGGAGTAAGAAAATGGCTTCCCTGAAGGACGTCGCAAAGCTGGCTAACGTATCGCTGATGACGGTCTCACGTGCGCTGAACACCCCGGAACGCCTTAAGCCGGAAACGCTGGCGCGCGTTCAACTGGCTATCGAGCAGACCAGCTACGTGCCAGACCTGTCCGCCAAGAAAATTCGCGGCGAGCATGCCTCGCCGAAAACCATAGGCGTACTGGCGCTCGATACGGTGACGACGCCTTTCTCGGTGGAAATCACGCTGTCGATTGAAGAGACGGCCAGAATGCACGGCTGGAACAGCTTCGTGATGAATATGTTTACCGATGACAACCCGGACGCCATTGTCGACCTTCTCCTTTCTCATCGGCCTGACGGAATTATCTACACCACCATGGGGTTACGTCAGGTTCCTCTCCCAGCCAAACTCCTCACCCTTCCCTGCGTGCTGGCCAACTGCGAAAGTGACGGCGAAAAGGTCGCCAGCTATATTCCCGATGATGAACAGGGGCAGTATACCGCCGTGCGGGCGTTACTCGCGGAGGGTTATCGACGCCCTCTCTGCCTGCATTTGCCTGAGGGGCATCTGGCCACAACCCGACGTCGTCTGGGGCTGGAACGTGCATGCCGTGAAGCGGGGCTCGACCCGCACAGCCTGGCGCACAGCTATATGGCGCTCGGCGATGAGCACTATCGCGACATTCCGTCAGTATTGCTGGCGCACATGCAGAATGGCATTCCCCGGTTCGACTCCGTTATCTGCGGCAACGACCGTATCGCGTTTATGGTCTATCAGACGCTGCTGGCGCAAGGGCTTCGCATACCGGAAGATGTCGCGATAATCGGCTATGACAATATGGTGGGTATTGGAGAGCTGTTCCTGCCTCCTCTCACGACGGTTCAACTGCCACACTATGAAATTGGTCGCCTGAGCGCCCTGCATATTATTAACGGTGAAGAGCATCAGAACACCACGCGCGTTGAAAGTCCTTTTTTGATGCGTGATTCCGTTGTGCATGCATCATGAGCACCGCTTTTTGCACATGACGCAGGAATAGAGACAGCCAACCTCCTTTTTTGCCATTCGATGGCACGTTTTGTCACACTCTTTTCTGCGACTGTACACGCCGGACAAACAGCCTGTAACAGGCTGTTTTTATTTGGCATAAAACGCAATTTTCATTTTAAAAATGGGGATATTTTCTCCCCACAGCCCCGTGTCACAAAACAGTAAACAAATTAACCATTGAGCCCCGTGGCAAAAGGCTCTATATTGGCGGCGTTTTTTTCAGGCCCCCATCTGTTTTTTAACTTTTTATTCAATCGTGGCTCATAACGAAGCGGCGGTTGTAGGAGTGATATGATGACGGATAAAGTCCGTATTGACACCGTAGATGCCCACAAAAGCAACGAAACCTATCTGGCCCGTCAGGCCGAGTTTGAATCTAACGTCAGGAGTTATCCGCGCAAGCTGCCTTTAGCGATCACTAAAGCAGAAGGCGTGTGGATCACCGATGCAGATAATAAAGAATACCTTGACTGTTTAGCAGGTGCAGGGACCCTTGCGCTTGGCCATAACCATCCTGATGTGCTGAAAAGCATCCAAAATGTCATTACCAGCGGCTTGCCGTTACATACCCTGGATCTGACAACGCCTCTTAAAGACGCGTTTTCTGAATACCTGCTCTCTCTGCTGCCTGGTCAGGGCAAAGAGTACTGCCTGCAGTTCACCGGTCCATCCGGTGCAGATGCCGTTGAAGCGGCGCTGAAGCTGGCGAAAAAAGTGACCGGCCGTAGCGGTATCATCAGCTTCTCTGGTGGCTATCACGGTATGACCCACGGCGCACTGTCCGTGACCGGCAACCTGTCTCCGAAAGAAGCAGTTGACGGTATGATGCCAGAAGTGCAGTTCATGCCTTACCCGCACGAGTACCGCTGCCCGCTGGGTATCGGTGGTGAAGCGGGCGTGAAGGCGCTGACCTACTACTTCGATAACCTGATTAACGACGTTGAAAGCGGCGTGCGAAAACCTGCAGCGGTGATCCTCGAAGCCGTTCAGGGCGAAGGCGGCGTGAACCCGGCTCCGGCCGAGTGGCTGCAGCGCATCCGTAAAGTGACTCAGGAACACGGCATTCTGCTGATCCTCGACGAAGTTCAGGCTGGCTTTGCCCGTACCGGTAAATTCTTCGCCTTCGAACACGCGGGCATCGAGCCAGACATCATCGTGATGTCTAAAGCCGTCGGTGGCGGTCTGCCGCTGGCCGTGCTGGGTATCAAAAAGCAGTTTGACGCATGGGCACCAGGTCACCACACCGGTACCTTCCGCGGCAACCAGCTGGCGATGGCAACCGGTCTGACGACGCTGAAAATCCTGAAAGATCAGAACATCGCAGGCAAAGTGGCCGTGCAGGGCGAATGGCTTAAGGGCCAGCTGAAAGAGATGGCGAAACGCTATCCTGTTATCGGCCACGTTCGCGGTCTGGGCATGATGATCGGTATTGAGATCGTTAAGCCACACGAAGCCGCTGACCACATGGGCTGCTTCCCGGGCGACGGCGAGCTGTCTGCGCTGATCCAGAAGAAGTGCTTCGAAAATGGTCTGATTCTGGAACGTGGTGGCCGTAACGGTATCGTGCTGCGCCTGCTGCCTTCACTGCTGATCGCCGACGATGAGCTGAAAGTGTTCCTGGATAAATTCGAGCAGGCGCTGCTTGCTGCGGGCGTTCGCCCGGCGTAACCGGAGTTATTGATTACGATGTCTGATTCAAACCCAATTTTGTTCTCCTCTGCGCAGAGCATTGACGCTTACCAGCAGGCGATTGAACAAAGCACTCAGGCTGTGATGCAGTGGCTGAAGCAGCCCGAGATGTACCAGGGCAAAACGGTCGCGGAACTGCGTGACCGTATTAAGCTTGATTTCAACCCGAAAGGGCTGGGTAACGAAGCGGCGATTGAGCGCGCCGTGGAGTTCTTCCTGAAAGACAGCTTGTCCGTTCATCACCCGCAGTGTGTGGCGCACCTGCACTGCCCAAGCCTGGTGGTAAGCCAGGCGGCGGAAGTGCTGATCAACGCCACCAACCAGAGTATGGACTCCTGGGATCAAAGCCCGTCCGCAACCATTATCGAGATCAAACTGATCGAGTGGCTGCGTACCCGCGTGGGTTATCAGGCTGGCGACGCAGGTGTTTTCACCAGCGGCGGCACTCAGAGCAACCTGATGGGCCTGATGCTGGCCCGTGATGCGTTCTTCGCGCGTCAGGGTCACTCCGTTCAGCAGGACGGTCTGGTGGGCGATCTGCGTAAGATCCGCGTGCTGTGCTCCGAAAACGCGCACTTCTCCGTGCAGAAAAACATGGCGCTGATGGGGCTGGGCTACCAGTCCGTCGTGCAGGTGAAAACGGACGAATTCTCCCGCATGGATCTGACCGATCTGGCGGCGAAAATTGAACAGTGCAATGCGAACGGTGAACAAATTCTGGCTATCGTCGCGACAGCAGGTACCACCGATGCGGGTGCTATCGATCCGCTGCGTGAAATCGCCGAACTGGCCGCGAAGCAGAACATCTGGGTGCACGTTGATGCGGCCTGGGGCGGCGCGCTGCTGATGTCCGAGCAGTATCGTCACTATCTGGACGGCATTGAGCTGGTGGATTCCGTCACCCTGGACTTCCACAAGCAGTTCTTCCAGACCATCAGCTGCGGCGCGTTCCTGCTGAAAGAAGCGCGCCACTATGAGCTGATGCGCTATCAGGCGGCCTACCTGAACTCTGAGTTCGACGAAGAAGCGGGCGTGCCTAACCTGGTGTCCAAATCTCTGCAGACCACCCGTCGTTTTGACGCGCTGAAGCTGTGGATGAGCCTGGAAGCACTGGGTCAGGAGCAATACGCGGCGATCATCGATCACGGCGTGACGCTGGCACAGCAGGTTGCGGCCTACGTGAAAGAGCAGCCTGCTCTGGAACTGGTTATGCAGCCGCAGCTGGCAAGCGTGCTGTTCCGCTTCCGTGGCCAGGTGCAGATGGACGATGCGGGCATCGCCCTGCTGAACCAGAAAATTGGTGATGCCCTGCTGGAATCCGGCCGCGCCAACGTCGGCGTGACCGAGCATAACGGCGTGACCTGCCTGAAGCTGACGCTGCTGAACCCAACCGTAACGCTGGAAGATATTAAAATCCTGCTGTCTCTGGTTGAGCGCACGGCGCAGGAAGTGCTGGCTAAGTAATACAACACCCCTCTTCCGCCGGGAGAGGGGTGATTTTTACAGACCAGCCC from Enterobacter chengduensis includes:
- a CDS encoding pyridoxal phosphate-dependent decarboxylase family protein produces the protein MSDSNPILFSSAQSIDAYQQAIEQSTQAVMQWLKQPEMYQGKTVAELRDRIKLDFNPKGLGNEAAIERAVEFFLKDSLSVHHPQCVAHLHCPSLVVSQAAEVLINATNQSMDSWDQSPSATIIEIKLIEWLRTRVGYQAGDAGVFTSGGTQSNLMGLMLARDAFFARQGHSVQQDGLVGDLRKIRVLCSENAHFSVQKNMALMGLGYQSVVQVKTDEFSRMDLTDLAAKIEQCNANGEQILAIVATAGTTDAGAIDPLREIAELAAKQNIWVHVDAAWGGALLMSEQYRHYLDGIELVDSVTLDFHKQFFQTISCGAFLLKEARHYELMRYQAAYLNSEFDEEAGVPNLVSKSLQTTRRFDALKLWMSLEALGQEQYAAIIDHGVTLAQQVAAYVKEQPALELVMQPQLASVLFRFRGQVQMDDAGIALLNQKIGDALLESGRANVGVTEHNGVTCLKLTLLNPTVTLEDIKILLSLVERTAQEVLAK